The following coding sequences are from one Rhodopirellula islandica window:
- the ccoN gene encoding cytochrome-c oxidase, cbb3-type subunit I, translated as MATGTPTNGPGDAALSSDSGTEEVRLEQFQYDDGIVRLFATATIVWGIVATLVGLIVAVLLVLPSITGGLPWFSFARLRPLHTNAAIFAFAGNGIFAAVYYSTQRLCKARMWSDVLSRMHFWGWQLVIVSAAITLPLGITQSREYAELEWPIDILIAVVWLFIFGGNFLMTLIKRRERHMYVALWFYIATIVTVALLHVFNNLVIPAGWFKGYSVYAGVQDAFMQWWYGHNAVAFFLTTPFLGLMYYFLPKAAERPVFSYKLSIIHFWSLVFIYIWAGPHHLHYTALPEWASTIGMLFSLMLWMPSWGGMINGLLTLRGAWHKVAADPVLKFFVVGVTFYGMSTFEGPMLSIKSINAFTHYTDWTIAHVHAGALGWNGFMVFGMLYWMLPRLFQTKMWSEKLVSLHFWTGTIGILLYIIPIYAAGLMQGWMWRAMDDTGHLMYPDFIETTQSIVPLWWLRVVGGVLYVSGMLMLGLNSMMTWMGRPSEYENPVHTAPRLSKSYVDHTPTPTSSIDDAPVLELGKKVSIWSQMGWHRRWERLPVRFTVFTTIAVVVATLFEVIPTFLIRSNVPTIATVKPYTPLELAGRHIFVSEGCYNCHSQMIRPIVSETKRYGEYSKPGEFIYDRPFQWGSRRIGPDLAREGGKQSSFWHWTHFENPENVSPGSVMPAYGHLLTEDMNYDAIAPHVKVAAYLGAEYTEEDLNNTAEVAYKQAEYIAADIVAQGGPAKAYEKQAVALIAYLQRVGVDLFATEEPATPEEPVAPEAVEGEEAETIEEVANGDSPPQASSEVAAAK; from the coding sequence ATGGCGACTGGTACGCCGACGAACGGTCCTGGTGACGCAGCCTTGTCATCGGACTCAGGCACAGAAGAAGTTCGGCTGGAACAGTTTCAATATGACGACGGCATTGTCCGATTGTTTGCGACTGCCACGATCGTGTGGGGCATCGTCGCCACCCTGGTCGGCTTGATCGTCGCGGTGCTGTTGGTGCTTCCGTCAATCACGGGCGGTTTGCCTTGGTTCTCGTTTGCTCGCCTGCGCCCCCTGCACACCAACGCCGCCATCTTTGCTTTCGCCGGCAACGGAATCTTTGCCGCGGTTTACTACAGCACCCAGCGACTTTGCAAAGCTCGCATGTGGAGCGACGTGCTCAGCCGCATGCACTTCTGGGGCTGGCAACTCGTCATCGTTTCGGCGGCGATCACGCTACCACTGGGAATCACTCAGAGCCGCGAGTACGCGGAACTGGAATGGCCGATCGATATCCTGATCGCCGTGGTGTGGTTGTTCATCTTTGGTGGCAACTTCCTGATGACGTTGATCAAACGACGCGAACGGCACATGTACGTGGCGTTGTGGTTCTACATCGCCACGATCGTGACGGTCGCGTTGTTGCACGTGTTCAACAACCTGGTCATCCCCGCTGGCTGGTTCAAAGGCTACAGCGTTTACGCCGGTGTCCAAGATGCGTTCATGCAGTGGTGGTACGGTCACAACGCGGTTGCCTTCTTCTTGACGACACCGTTCTTGGGCTTGATGTACTACTTCTTGCCCAAGGCTGCGGAACGCCCCGTTTTCAGCTACAAACTCAGCATCATTCACTTCTGGTCGCTGGTATTCATTTACATCTGGGCCGGTCCTCACCACCTGCACTACACCGCGCTGCCTGAATGGGCCAGCACAATTGGGATGTTGTTCAGCCTGATGCTCTGGATGCCCAGTTGGGGCGGCATGATCAACGGGTTGCTGACACTGCGTGGAGCCTGGCACAAAGTCGCGGCCGACCCAGTGCTGAAGTTCTTCGTCGTGGGCGTCACGTTTTACGGGATGAGCACGTTTGAAGGCCCCATGCTGTCGATCAAATCGATCAATGCCTTCACTCACTACACCGACTGGACCATCGCTCACGTGCACGCCGGAGCTCTCGGCTGGAACGGGTTCATGGTGTTCGGGATGCTGTACTGGATGCTGCCACGGTTGTTCCAAACCAAGATGTGGAGCGAAAAGCTGGTCAGCCTTCACTTTTGGACGGGAACCATTGGGATTCTGCTCTACATCATCCCCATCTACGCCGCTGGCCTGATGCAAGGCTGGATGTGGCGAGCCATGGATGACACCGGCCACTTGATGTACCCCGACTTCATCGAAACGACTCAATCGATCGTCCCCTTGTGGTGGCTGCGAGTGGTCGGCGGCGTGCTGTACGTCAGCGGCATGCTGATGCTGGGCCTCAACTCGATGATGACCTGGATGGGACGTCCCTCCGAATACGAAAACCCGGTGCACACCGCGCCGCGTCTTTCCAAGAGCTACGTGGATCACACGCCCACACCGACCAGCTCCATTGATGACGCCCCAGTTTTGGAACTGGGTAAAAAGGTCAGCATTTGGAGTCAGATGGGATGGCACCGCCGGTGGGAACGCTTGCCCGTTCGCTTCACGGTGTTCACAACCATTGCCGTCGTTGTGGCAACCTTGTTCGAGGTGATTCCAACGTTCCTGATTCGCTCCAACGTGCCGACCATCGCGACGGTCAAACCCTACACACCGCTGGAGCTGGCCGGACGACACATCTTTGTCTCCGAAGGTTGCTACAACTGCCACTCACAAATGATCCGCCCCATCGTTTCAGAAACGAAGCGTTATGGCGAATACAGCAAACCGGGCGAGTTCATTTATGACCGACCATTCCAGTGGGGCAGCCGCCGCATCGGTCCTGACTTGGCTCGCGAAGGTGGAAAACAAAGCAGTTTTTGGCACTGGACTCACTTCGAGAATCCAGAAAATGTTTCACCGGGCAGCGTGATGCCAGCCTATGGGCATTTGTTGACCGAAGACATGAACTACGACGCCATTGCTCCTCACGTGAAGGTCGCCGCCTACTTGGGTGCTGAATACACGGAAGAGGACCTGAACAACACGGCCGAGGTCGCTTACAAGCAAGCGGAATACATCGCCGCTGACATCGTCGCTCAAGGTGGACCTGCCAAGGCCTACGAAAAACAAGCGGTTGCTTTGATCGCCTACCTGCAACGGGTGGGTGTGGATTTGTTCGCGACGGAAGAACCTGCGACGCCGGAGGAGCCAGTTGCTCCAGAAGCGGTCGAAGGCGAAGAGGCGGAAACCATCGAAGAAGTTGCGAATGGGGACTCGCCCCCGCAAGCAAGTTCCGAAGTCGCTGCCGCGAAGTAG
- a CDS encoding cbb3-type cytochrome c oxidase N-terminal domain-containing protein produces MSQVPEYDNAPKTDHAYDGIEEFDNPLPGWWKWLFISSIVFSPFYFLYYHNGVSGRSVEDLYGVALAENTRLQFEEIGDLTPDEATLVAYMEKPNWVRVGQSVFKANCISCHGREGEGQVGPNLTDDYFKNIKQIEDIAKVINNGAGGGAMPKWADRLHPNEVVLVSAYVATLRGKNIESSRGPEGKTIPPWPEPVEAAPETPEE; encoded by the coding sequence ATGAGCCAAGTGCCAGAATACGACAACGCTCCGAAGACCGATCACGCCTACGACGGGATCGAAGAGTTTGACAACCCGTTGCCGGGTTGGTGGAAGTGGTTGTTCATCTCGTCCATTGTCTTCAGCCCGTTCTACTTCTTGTACTACCACAACGGTGTTTCCGGCCGGTCGGTGGAAGACCTGTACGGGGTCGCGCTGGCAGAGAACACGCGTTTGCAGTTTGAAGAAATCGGTGACCTGACGCCCGACGAGGCGACCCTGGTCGCTTACATGGAAAAACCCAACTGGGTTCGAGTTGGTCAGTCGGTCTTCAAAGCCAACTGCATCTCTTGCCATGGTCGCGAGGGCGAAGGCCAAGTTGGCCCCAACCTGACGGACGATTATTTCAAGAACATCAAGCAGATCGAAGACATCGCCAAGGTCATCAACAACGGTGCCGGTGGCGGAGCGATGCCGAAGTGGGCGGACCGATTGCATCCCAATGAGGTTGTGCTGGTATCCGCCTACGTCGCCACCCTGCGTGGCAAGAACATCGAAAGCAGTCGCGGCCCAGAAGGCAAGACCATCCCGCCTTGGCCCGAACCCGTTGAAGCCGCCCCCGAAACCCCCGAAGAATAA
- the ccoG gene encoding cytochrome c oxidase accessory protein CcoG: MSTRTSLPLFSPSPCKVCYAADRDGTSGGGGPSQGSESLLKPEEHVLSTLEADGSRRWLRPKLSMGEWWKRRRVTAYILMVVFVAIPHLRIGGKPLILLDIAAREFTVLGKTFYPTDTLVLALFMLSVFVSIVLITAITGRAWCGWACPQTVYMEFLFRPIDRFFDGTLGKGGKPASGISPVWQIARFAVYLVLCMFLAHTFLAYFVGTEKLAQWVRSSPIDHPSAFLVMAGTTGLMLFDFLFFREQMCLIACPYGRFQSVMLDEQSKIVAYDPARGEPRIKGKRTHDDDRGIDLVRGKEAGDCVDCHQCVVVCPTGIDIRDGLQMECINCTQCIDACDDVMHKVGKPKGLIRYSSQDAIARKPKKLLRARTIIYPIVLVGVFSGLAMAISSKSGFDARILRGRGAPYSLLGAKEVSNAFNLRLVNRTEIAQTYELSTDHSSIQVEIIDTDAQRLEPAESKLLPIRLNFPSSMTMGDGNESIELTVKDQSGNERTISMKVLGPRR, encoded by the coding sequence ATGTCCACGCGAACCTCGTTGCCTCTGTTTTCGCCTTCACCTTGCAAGGTGTGTTACGCAGCGGATCGCGATGGGACATCTGGTGGAGGTGGTCCTTCGCAAGGCAGTGAATCGCTGCTCAAGCCCGAGGAACATGTGCTGAGCACGCTGGAAGCCGATGGCAGTCGCCGTTGGCTCCGGCCCAAACTCTCCATGGGCGAGTGGTGGAAACGTCGACGGGTCACCGCCTACATTTTGATGGTGGTGTTTGTTGCGATCCCGCATTTGCGGATCGGTGGCAAGCCTCTGATTTTGCTAGACATTGCCGCCCGTGAATTCACGGTGCTGGGCAAAACCTTCTATCCCACCGACACGCTGGTCCTGGCCCTGTTCATGCTCAGCGTTTTCGTGAGCATTGTCCTGATCACGGCGATCACTGGACGAGCATGGTGCGGATGGGCCTGCCCGCAAACGGTCTACATGGAATTCTTGTTCCGTCCCATCGATCGTTTTTTTGATGGCACCTTGGGCAAAGGTGGAAAACCCGCAAGCGGAATCAGTCCGGTTTGGCAGATCGCACGCTTCGCCGTCTATCTTGTCCTCTGCATGTTCCTGGCTCACACGTTCTTGGCCTACTTTGTTGGCACCGAGAAACTCGCCCAGTGGGTTCGAAGTTCGCCGATCGATCATCCATCCGCTTTCCTTGTGATGGCGGGCACGACCGGATTGATGCTGTTTGACTTTCTGTTTTTCCGAGAGCAAATGTGTTTGATCGCGTGTCCCTACGGACGCTTTCAATCCGTCATGCTCGACGAGCAATCCAAGATCGTCGCATACGATCCCGCTCGCGGCGAACCTCGCATCAAGGGAAAACGAACCCACGATGATGACCGCGGAATCGATCTTGTCCGCGGGAAGGAGGCGGGTGACTGCGTGGACTGTCACCAATGTGTGGTCGTCTGCCCAACCGGAATCGACATTCGCGATGGCCTGCAAATGGAGTGCATCAACTGCACTCAGTGCATCGACGCATGCGATGATGTGATGCACAAAGTGGGCAAGCCGAAGGGTTTGATTCGCTACAGTTCACAAGACGCCATCGCTCGCAAACCCAAGAAATTGTTGCGTGCACGAACGATCATTTACCCGATCGTTTTGGTCGGCGTTTTCTCTGGTTTGGCCATGGCGATCTCCAGCAAGAGCGGGTTTGACGCGAGAATCCTTCGCGGTCGCGGGGCGCCGTATTCGCTGTTGGGTGCCAAAGAAGTCTCCAACGCCTTCAACTTGCGGTTGGTCAATCGAACCGAGATTGCTCAGACCTATGAACTGTCGACGGATCACTCGAGTATTCAAGTTGAGATCATTGACACAGACGCTCAACGACTTGAACCCGCTGAATCCAAACTGCTGCCGATTCGATTGAACTTTCCTTCGTCGATGACCATGGGCGATGGAAATGAATCCATTGAACTGACGGTCAAGGATCAAAGCGGCAACGAACGCACTATCTCAATGAAGGTCCTGGGGCCACGCCGCTAA
- a CDS encoding FixH family protein: MSSKTDPTPSVETQQKDERRAKRFYISLVLLLFAIQSTILGTALKLAIGDPALAVVPDYHQAALNWDTSHRASLASDRLGWDVDVIVSNISDAKGQRAISVELHNQQGEALDDLNVEAMIYRHADAAAFQAIDLPSTGGGRYLGMASMPQQGLWQVEVSIGGAGEPMTLSRTLELEN; the protein is encoded by the coding sequence ATGTCATCGAAAACCGATCCCACCCCATCCGTGGAAACGCAACAAAAAGATGAGCGTCGTGCCAAGCGATTCTACATTTCTTTGGTGCTGCTGCTCTTCGCGATTCAGTCCACCATCCTCGGCACCGCGCTCAAGTTGGCGATCGGTGACCCGGCCTTGGCGGTGGTTCCCGACTATCACCAAGCTGCTTTGAACTGGGACACGTCTCATCGTGCATCCCTGGCGTCCGATCGCTTGGGCTGGGACGTCGATGTGATCGTCTCAAACATTTCCGACGCGAAAGGCCAGCGAGCCATTTCAGTGGAACTTCACAATCAACAGGGCGAAGCCTTGGACGACTTGAACGTCGAGGCAATGATCTATCGACATGCGGATGCGGCCGCTTTCCAAGCAATCGACTTGCCAAGCACAGGCGGCGGACGCTACCTGGGCATGGCATCCATGCCACAACAGGGACTTTGGCAAGTGGAAGTGAGCATTGGTGGAGCGGGAGAACCGATGACCCTGTCACGCACACTCGAACTGGAAAACTGA
- a CDS encoding sulfite exporter TauE/SafE family protein: protein MWMLASAVVTASLLGSMHCVGMCGPLAIWASGAGEKQPKATVVWSTTLYHLGRLLTYVLAGLIAGTIGSLVEIGGETLGVQLAAARVVGTIMMALGIWKLWQIVSVNRSTAKPITPSRIGGVLVRLRPLIFQLPVAGRALAIGMLTTLLPCGWLYLFALVAAGTGQTLNGGLVMAAFWLGTVPALTALIAGTQSLSRRFTKFIPAAAAATLIITGGYTASGRGFADLQSLTDIRANVDLDLDGSNSQQTLSELTATPLPCCCAEGIPCESPEE from the coding sequence ATGTGGATGTTAGCCAGTGCCGTCGTCACGGCGAGTTTGTTAGGCAGCATGCACTGCGTTGGCATGTGCGGCCCGCTCGCGATTTGGGCCAGCGGTGCTGGTGAGAAACAACCCAAAGCGACCGTCGTCTGGTCCACCACGCTGTACCACCTGGGGCGTTTGCTGACTTACGTGCTGGCAGGACTGATCGCCGGCACCATCGGCAGCCTGGTCGAAATCGGTGGCGAAACACTTGGCGTTCAACTGGCTGCCGCACGTGTCGTGGGCACGATCATGATGGCTCTCGGAATTTGGAAACTGTGGCAGATTGTTTCCGTCAATCGATCCACCGCCAAACCGATCACGCCCTCCCGCATTGGCGGTGTCCTGGTTCGTTTACGCCCCCTCATTTTTCAATTGCCTGTTGCTGGCCGCGCCCTCGCCATTGGAATGTTGACCACCTTGCTTCCCTGTGGATGGTTGTATCTGTTTGCTCTTGTCGCAGCCGGAACAGGCCAAACGCTCAACGGTGGTTTGGTGATGGCAGCGTTCTGGTTGGGCACGGTCCCAGCCCTCACCGCACTGATCGCCGGCACCCAATCGTTGTCGCGTCGATTCACCAAGTTCATCCCCGCCGCGGCCGCCGCGACGTTGATCATCACGGGTGGGTACACCGCATCAGGCCGAGGCTTTGCAGACTTGCAATCGTTGACGGACATCCGCGCCAACGTCGACTTGGATTTGGACGGATCCAACTCGCAACAAACACTCTCAGAGTTGACCGCAACTCCGCTGCCCTGTTGCTGCGCCGAAGGCATTCCCTGCGAATCGCCTGAAGAGTGA
- a CDS encoding heavy metal translocating P-type ATPase metal-binding domain-containing protein — MASKLDASNDAASSSIDVTLPCIHCGEPTDVHRDTDPQTVFCCHGCRGAYELIHGWGLENYYGLRDQLAGGGQPIDRVGQPSSEETLHERYTVFDRADYLGASQPIEQSDGTMRCELAVHGLHCAACAWLIENVATRTPGWLDARVKMSEHTMRVVFDPKLISLSRIAQPLDRLGYELSPLPEHREDHFRQENHRLLIQIAFAGFCAANAMWIAIALYAGEASDVEASHWSFLRWTGTGLGLAAVLLPGRTFFQGAWASVKTRTPHMDLPVALGLSVGTLAGVIAAVTGQGESYFDSLAVLVFLLLIGRWIQFHQQHRAAKAVDLLLRITPRHAHRILQNDQTELVLVDNLRPEDSVRVMAGQSVPVDGTVLAGQSSIDQSLLTGESLPVSVQVGESVSAGTVNLQSPLDIQVTSVGRESRIGQVMQSVEEAASQKTPIVQLADSIGGYFVVIVTLLAGITFCVWLGDGFGPAASHATSLLIVACPCALALATPLAIAVALGRAAKRKILIRDGSSLQTLASVGTIWFDKTGTLTEGKPRAEFVEGDASAIAHAAAIERSCEHPIAIAIQREAKRRDLDIPTNAQLDQVHVGGVSGESDGHPVLVGSLSFMQKHHVAISDSVLAACEHCTNQSSSPSVIAIDGIATCVLAISDPLKPNVAGFLESLRDRGWQVGILSGDHPKIVAHVAQQLGVDASYALGGLSPEAKLKHVRDHSQGSTVMVGDGANDAAALAAADVGIAVRGGAEVSLQAAPIYIASDSMIAIDDLIRASRRTQALIYTAFTASLSYNVIAVALAMTGRISPLVAAVLMPISSVTVLALTLAWPIFREKKT; from the coding sequence ATGGCTTCGAAATTGGACGCGTCAAACGACGCCGCGTCGTCGTCGATCGACGTGACACTGCCTTGCATCCACTGCGGTGAGCCGACGGATGTGCATCGCGACACAGATCCGCAGACCGTTTTCTGCTGCCATGGATGCCGCGGCGCGTACGAGTTGATCCACGGCTGGGGCCTTGAGAATTACTACGGCTTGCGAGACCAGTTGGCAGGCGGCGGTCAACCGATCGATCGCGTCGGGCAGCCCTCCTCCGAGGAAACCCTGCACGAACGATACACCGTCTTTGATCGAGCCGATTACCTGGGTGCGTCCCAACCCATCGAGCAGTCCGATGGGACGATGCGATGCGAACTCGCCGTGCATGGGCTGCACTGCGCTGCCTGTGCCTGGCTGATTGAAAACGTTGCCACGCGAACGCCGGGTTGGCTGGACGCGCGGGTCAAGATGAGCGAACACACGATGCGGGTCGTGTTTGACCCCAAGCTCATTTCGCTCAGCCGGATCGCTCAACCACTTGATCGCCTGGGCTACGAGCTGTCGCCCCTGCCTGAACATCGCGAAGACCACTTTCGCCAGGAAAATCATCGGCTGCTGATTCAGATCGCTTTCGCAGGCTTCTGCGCCGCCAATGCGATGTGGATTGCCATCGCGCTGTACGCCGGTGAGGCGTCCGATGTGGAAGCCTCCCACTGGTCGTTCCTCAGGTGGACCGGAACGGGCTTGGGACTGGCAGCGGTGTTGTTGCCCGGACGCACCTTTTTCCAAGGTGCCTGGGCATCGGTCAAAACCCGAACGCCGCACATGGACCTGCCCGTCGCACTCGGACTGTCCGTGGGCACCCTGGCGGGAGTGATCGCTGCGGTCACAGGACAGGGCGAGTCCTACTTTGATTCGTTGGCAGTGCTGGTGTTCCTGCTGTTGATCGGACGCTGGATTCAATTTCACCAGCAGCACCGGGCCGCCAAGGCAGTCGATTTGTTGTTGCGGATCACACCTCGCCACGCCCATCGCATCCTGCAGAACGATCAAACGGAACTCGTCCTCGTCGACAACCTGCGTCCCGAAGATTCTGTTCGCGTGATGGCAGGTCAGAGCGTTCCCGTGGACGGGACCGTTCTGGCCGGGCAATCATCGATCGACCAATCGCTGCTGACCGGCGAGAGTCTGCCCGTGTCGGTCCAAGTCGGTGAATCGGTTTCTGCGGGAACGGTCAACTTGCAAAGTCCGCTGGACATCCAGGTCACGTCCGTCGGCCGCGAAAGTCGGATCGGCCAGGTCATGCAATCGGTCGAAGAAGCCGCCTCGCAAAAGACGCCCATCGTTCAACTGGCCGATTCCATTGGTGGCTACTTCGTGGTCATCGTCACGTTGTTAGCTGGCATCACGTTCTGCGTGTGGCTGGGTGATGGATTTGGCCCCGCGGCATCCCATGCAACTTCGCTGCTCATCGTTGCCTGCCCCTGTGCGTTGGCTCTGGCGACGCCACTTGCCATCGCAGTTGCACTGGGCAGAGCTGCGAAACGAAAGATATTGATTCGAGATGGTTCTTCACTGCAAACGCTGGCGTCTGTTGGAACGATTTGGTTTGATAAAACCGGCACCTTGACCGAAGGCAAGCCGCGAGCGGAATTTGTGGAAGGCGATGCGTCTGCGATCGCTCACGCCGCGGCGATTGAACGCAGTTGCGAGCACCCGATCGCGATTGCCATTCAACGCGAAGCCAAGCGACGTGATCTGGACATCCCGACCAACGCACAACTTGACCAAGTGCATGTGGGAGGGGTCTCGGGCGAGAGTGATGGGCATCCCGTTTTGGTGGGCAGTCTTTCGTTCATGCAAAAACACCATGTTGCGATCAGCGATTCAGTCTTGGCCGCGTGCGAACATTGCACCAATCAATCGTCCAGCCCCAGTGTGATTGCGATCGATGGCATCGCGACCTGCGTGCTCGCCATCAGTGACCCGCTTAAACCCAACGTCGCTGGCTTTCTCGAATCGCTACGAGACCGAGGCTGGCAGGTCGGGATTCTTTCGGGTGATCACCCCAAGATTGTGGCCCACGTCGCTCAACAACTGGGAGTCGACGCCTCTTATGCACTGGGAGGTTTATCACCGGAAGCCAAACTGAAACACGTCCGAGATCATTCGCAGGGATCGACGGTGATGGTTGGCGATGGCGCGAACGATGCTGCGGCGTTGGCCGCGGCGGATGTTGGAATTGCGGTTCGCGGAGGTGCGGAGGTCAGCCTTCAGGCCGCACCGATTTACATTGCCTCCGACAGCATGATCGCAATCGACGATTTGATTCGCGCGTCTCGACGGACACAGGCTTTGATTTACACGGCGTTCACCGCCTCACTCAGCTACAATGTGATTGCGGTTGCCCTCGCGATGACAGGGCGAATCAGTCCACTCGTCGCGGCGGTCTTGATGCCGATCAGTTCGGTCACAGTGCTTGCCCTCACGCTGGCGTGGCCCATTTTTCGCGAGAAAAAAACATGA
- the ccoS gene encoding cbb3-type cytochrome oxidase assembly protein CcoS, with the protein MSVLFIALPLALLLGAGGMLACIMCIRGGQYDDLESPAVRILIDEDGQPRDRKTDAPGANETTDSPQTSQGRLP; encoded by the coding sequence ATGAGTGTCCTCTTCATTGCTCTGCCACTGGCACTGCTGCTCGGCGCCGGTGGAATGCTTGCGTGCATCATGTGCATCCGGGGCGGTCAGTACGACGACCTGGAATCACCCGCTGTCCGAATCCTGATTGACGAGGACGGTCAGCCCCGGGATCGCAAGACAGACGCACCAGGTGCCAACGAAACTACCGATTCACCCCAAACCTCCCAGGGTCGTTTACCCTGA
- a CDS encoding esterase/lipase family protein, producing MDRHTLKIANRENHVRHDMVIATHGFLSNGQSLDPIADLLTMAGYECSVWEYPSLRGSILSHASRLTGLIQEAMARPDIRRIHFVAHSMGGIIVRAAIAQSRMETLAKNQCGRLLMLAPPNKGSWLTRFPLGPFASQFPQLVELSEKEDSLVNQLPRLHRFDVGVIAAQNDWIVSQTATHLEGQMDHAVVPTSHQRLVQHPLAIEMTLRFLERGQLHERVDHETAGPTIPFQPLPHSNANANANTVTEHSASNRRRAA from the coding sequence ATGGATCGCCACACCCTCAAAATTGCAAACCGCGAGAATCACGTCCGCCATGACATGGTGATCGCGACGCATGGCTTTCTTTCCAACGGTCAAAGCCTGGACCCCATCGCAGATCTTTTGACGATGGCTGGCTATGAATGTTCGGTGTGGGAATACCCCAGTTTGCGAGGCTCGATCCTGTCACACGCCAGCCGATTGACCGGGTTGATTCAGGAAGCGATGGCCCGACCGGACATCCGCCGAATTCACTTTGTCGCGCACAGCATGGGCGGCATCATAGTGCGTGCTGCAATCGCGCAGTCCCGGATGGAAACGCTCGCAAAAAATCAGTGCGGACGGTTGCTGATGCTGGCGCCCCCGAACAAGGGATCCTGGCTGACGCGGTTCCCCCTGGGTCCCTTTGCGAGTCAATTCCCGCAACTCGTCGAACTGTCGGAGAAAGAAGACAGCCTGGTCAATCAGTTGCCTCGCCTTCATCGATTCGATGTGGGCGTGATCGCGGCCCAGAACGACTGGATCGTTTCTCAGACTGCAACTCACCTGGAGGGGCAAATGGACCATGCCGTGGTCCCCACGTCGCACCAGCGATTGGTTCAGCATCCTCTGGCGATTGAGATGACGCTTCGATTCTTGGAACGCGGGCAATTGCACGAACGTGTCGATCATGAAACGGCTGGACCGACGATCCCGTTCCAGCCTTTGCCCCATTCCAACGCCAACGCCAACGCCAACACCGTCACTGAGCACTCAGCGTCGAACCGTCGCAGAGCGGCCTGA